The window CGATCGAACCGGCCGAGCCCGAGGAGTTCGGCCTCGTGCAGGTGTGGTGGGGCGACGGGAAGGGCAAGACCACCGCCGCGCTGGGGATGGGGATGCGCGCCGCCGGCCACGGCTACCGCGTCCACCTCTTGCAGTTCATGAAGGGCGGGACGGGCAGCGTCGAGGACGTCCGCGGCGAGTACAACGCCATCGCCGAGCTACCGGGCTTCTCCTACGAGAACGCCGGCCACTACGGCTGGCACGGCTTCCTCGACGGCAGCGACGACGACGAGCACGCGGCCCGCGCGGAGGGCGCGCTGGCCCGCGCCCGGGAGATCGTCGCGGCCTCCACGGAGGCCTCGGGCCCGCTCCCGCTTTCCGGCCCCGCCGACGACGGCGTCCACATGCTGCTACTGGACGAGGTGCTGTACGCGGCCAACCGCGGCCTGCTCGACCCCGACGACGTGGTGGCGCTGATCGAGGACGCCCCCGACGACCTGGAACTCGTCCTGACCGGCGGCCACGAGGAACCGGACTACCTCCGCGAGCACGCGGATCTGATCAGCGAGGTCGGCAAGCGCGAGCACCCCATCGACGCCGGCCAGGGCGCGCGGAAGGGAACGGAGTTCTGATCGATCAGGCGACGATCCACCGCTCGACCGTCGCCTCGGGGTCGTCGGTCCCGGCCGGACAGACGACCGTCCCGGACCGCTCGGCGTCGGTGGGGACGTGGTCGAACGTCAGCGACTCGTTCGCGCAGTCGACCGCTACCGTCACGGACTCCAGCCCCTGACTGCCGGGGTTGTCGACGCTCACCGTCGCGGCCAGGCGGCCGTCGTCCGTCGCCTCGGTCTCCACGACGGTCGCGATCGGATCGGCGCCGGCGGGCGTCGTGGCGGCGTGCCAGGCGACGTAGCCGAACAGCAGGAGCGTGACGGCGACGCTGACGAGCGTCACGACCCACTCCGCCGCCGAGGGCTCGTCGCCGCCGCCGGAGAACGAACTCACAGTATCACCCGTGCGGCCGCACCGCCGACGGTGGTCGGGAACGCCAGGACGACGACCTTCTGGACGTTCACGGCGAGCGAGTAGGTGAGGTAGCCGAAGGCCCACAGCAGGAGGGCGGCGACGGACAGCCCCACGGCGAAGACGACGCAGACCTGTCCGGCGTGGATCAGCGCGGACCACTCCCGGTCGACCGTCCGCCGGGACTGGCCTTGGAACTCCAGTTCGTAGAGGAGCAGGTACGTGGCGCCCAGCGTCAGCGCGGCGATCGCGCCGAGTCGCGCCCAGTCCGTCGACGCCGCGAGGACGTTCATCTCCACGCTCGCGCCGAGCGGGAACGAGAAGAAGATACCGCCCGCGGCGAAGGCGGCCAGGTTCTCGCGCAGCGTCAGCGACTCGGCGTCGTCGCTCCCGTCGTCCTCC of the Halomicrobium salinisoli genome contains:
- a CDS encoding DUF2391 family protein, which translates into the protein MTSIERVLRNQVRGVTGALIVAGVMGLLTVEMWWIAWERPAWQVLGYAVAGLAVVLFVARSSGFRVEEEDDGDVARYDPVRLAVDAAQLVLQSVVAALVVLWAYGIVDLSTPAHVVARMALVQVVPLGFGAALANRLLGEAEDDGSDDAESLTLRENLAAFAAGGIFFSFPLGASVEMNVLAASTDWARLGAIAALTLGATYLLLYELEFQGQSRRTVDREWSALIHAGQVCVVFAVGLSVAALLLWAFGYLTYSLAVNVQKVVVLAFPTTVGGAAARVIL
- a CDS encoding cob(I)yrinic acid a,c-diamide adenosyltransferase, which translates into the protein MSDADGPGGDGPRAEPIEPAEPEEFGLVQVWWGDGKGKTTAALGMGMRAAGHGYRVHLLQFMKGGTGSVEDVRGEYNAIAELPGFSYENAGHYGWHGFLDGSDDDEHAARAEGALARAREIVAASTEASGPLPLSGPADDGVHMLLLDEVLYAANRGLLDPDDVVALIEDAPDDLELVLTGGHEEPDYLREHADLISEVGKREHPIDAGQGARKGTEF